The proteins below come from a single Candidatus Binatia bacterium genomic window:
- a CDS encoding enoyl-CoA hydratase has product MTTEAQPEPLVLRHDEDGIRTLTLNRPRQLNPLSSEMIDALLAELTETGQETAVRVVILAGDGRAFSAGHDLRQMRSTPEQSYYEELFARCAKLMLSVTTLPQPVIARVQGIATAAGCQLVATCDLAVATEEARFATSGIGVGLFCSTPSVALSRNVARKHAFEMLFTGEFIDAPTALAYGLVNRVVAADDLDAATVELARKISSKSATAVRSGKQMFYRQIGLATDAAYEYAADVMACDMMSDDAVEGIDAFLEKRKPTWRTS; this is encoded by the coding sequence ATGACGACCGAAGCGCAGCCAGAACCGCTCGTCCTGCGACACGACGAAGACGGCATCCGTACGCTGACCCTGAACCGACCGCGCCAGCTCAACCCGCTGTCCTCCGAGATGATCGACGCTCTCCTCGCAGAGCTCACCGAGACCGGCCAGGAAACGGCGGTCCGTGTCGTCATTCTCGCTGGGGACGGGCGCGCCTTCTCCGCCGGTCACGACCTTCGACAGATGCGGTCGACGCCCGAGCAGTCGTACTACGAAGAACTCTTCGCCCGCTGCGCCAAGCTCATGCTCTCCGTGACCACCCTCCCCCAACCCGTGATCGCACGCGTTCAGGGCATCGCAACGGCCGCCGGATGCCAGCTCGTCGCGACGTGCGACCTCGCCGTCGCTACCGAAGAAGCGCGGTTCGCGACATCCGGCATTGGAGTTGGCCTCTTCTGCTCCACCCCGTCGGTGGCCCTCTCGCGAAACGTCGCCCGCAAGCACGCGTTCGAGATGCTCTTCACCGGGGAGTTCATCGACGCGCCCACCGCACTCGCGTACGGCCTGGTGAACCGCGTCGTCGCGGCAGACGACCTCGACGCGGCGACGGTTGAATTGGCGAGGAAGATCTCCTCGAAATCCGCGACCGCCGTGCGCAGCGGCAAACAGATGTTCTACCGCCAGATCGGCCTCGCGACGGACGCGGCCTACGAGTACGCCGCCGACGTCATGGCGTGCGACATGATGAGCGACGACGCCGTCGAGGGCATCGACGCCTTTCTCGAGAAGCGCAAGCCGACCTGGCGAACGTCTTAG